In the Chitinivibrionales bacterium genome, one interval contains:
- a CDS encoding Gfo/Idh/MocA family oxidoreductase, which yields MDKVRVAVIGAGVLGSYHIQKCLKNRDVAFAGFFDVSAECRVEVAKKLGVTAWNSEVDLVAAADACIIAAPSSRHGEIAQRCMEAKKHVLVEKPLAPSYDEGAALVQLAKEKNVALHVGHSEAFNTAFVQLQSHTPAPRFIEVHRLAQYSPRGTDVSVILDLMVHDLQLVLRLLREEPVYGAIAATGVPVVSSGIDIANVRIPFASGCVVNCTASRISAKRMRKLRLFEKDNYYSVDLDKEEIEHYYLTAAPSPGRPLPVGFDKQKARHVDALEAELAAFVNEILGKEGQKGVTGEEALAVLKVTDTIMGLLDKK from the coding sequence ATGGATAAAGTGCGGGTGGCAGTGATCGGCGCCGGCGTTCTCGGCTCATACCACATACAGAAATGCCTTAAAAACAGGGACGTCGCCTTTGCCGGTTTTTTCGACGTATCGGCCGAGTGCAGGGTCGAGGTCGCGAAAAAACTGGGCGTCACCGCGTGGAACAGCGAGGTGGACCTGGTTGCGGCCGCGGACGCCTGCATCATCGCCGCGCCGTCGTCGCGCCATGGTGAAATTGCGCAACGGTGCATGGAAGCGAAAAAACACGTGCTCGTGGAAAAGCCGCTGGCGCCTTCGTACGATGAAGGCGCGGCCTTGGTGCAGCTCGCCAAGGAAAAAAACGTGGCGCTTCACGTGGGCCACTCCGAAGCGTTCAACACGGCGTTTGTGCAGCTCCAGTCGCACACACCCGCGCCGCGTTTCATCGAGGTGCACCGGCTTGCCCAGTATTCGCCGCGCGGCACCGACGTATCGGTGATCCTCGACCTCATGGTGCACGATTTGCAGCTCGTGCTGCGGCTGCTGCGCGAGGAGCCCGTCTACGGCGCAATCGCGGCCACGGGCGTGCCCGTGGTGAGCAGCGGCATCGACATCGCAAACGTGCGCATCCCGTTCGCCTCCGGGTGCGTGGTGAACTGCACGGCCAGCCGCATCTCCGCCAAGCGGATGCGCAAGCTGCGGCTGTTCGAAAAGGACAACTACTACTCGGTGGACCTGGACAAAGAGGAAATAGAACACTATTACCTCACCGCCGCCCCGTCGCCGGGCAGGCCCCTGCCCGTGGGTTTTGACAAGCAAAAGGCCAGGCACGTCGACGCGCTCGAGGCCGAGCTTGCCGCGTTTGTCAATGAAATTCTCGGGAAGGAAGGGCAGAAAGGGGTGACGGGCGAAGAGGCGCTGGCGGTATTAAAGGTCACTGATACGATAATGGGGTTGCTTGATAAAAAGTGA